AAATCATCACCGTCATTTCATTTcgttcaaagaaataaaatcataacCATCATTGACTTTATGGAACCCACGTGTGGGCCCCGCAAAACGAATGGtgctgatttttattttattttcttataacttGTTGGTTTCGTTCTGTATTGTGATagtgttattaaaaaatattttttatttaaaaatatacttaaataataattctaaaaaattatttttaatattattacattgaaactattaaaattttaatttaaaaataaaaaatattaaaaaaaaacacggcaACAccgctgaaaaaaaaataaaggctgtAAATCTTTTTACATCTCGTCTCACGGATGATGCATAAAAAATCTCTCTGGTAAAACGATTAGTGACGACAAGTGGTTGATTCTAAGCCATACCCTCGACAGAGAAAGATGCTTCTCCATGCTTTTATTACTTCTCTCTCGATGCCGGACATCTCCTATTCTAGCCCCCCTCCCACCATTATCGTCAAAAACGACATTTGATTTAGAGTACTTAGAACTGGGTATTAATTCAGATTGTTcggtttagataaaaaataaataaaatcaaagcagttttttttccttcaaaattctAAACAATTGAATACAAAATAAACTGATCAATTTGGTTCAGTTTCATActtattaaaactataaaaaatttaatttaaattaattaaccttcggttgagttttttttacgtATCTTATTTTAATAGGCTTTtagcttataattttttaaaatttatttggtttcttttgatttaatttgatttaaaaaaaaatcagaaaccgAAACCGGGTTTTAATAAAAagcctaacaaaaaaaaattatccaaaagttTTTAGAAAGCCATTAGATTCAGTTAATTTGAATAATCTCCTTTTACCGTCCTCTAAAGCAATTTATAGGGTATCCTTTCTAGAGTTAGGTGACCCTAGGACTAGGAGGACATCAAACGTACCTAGCAGTTAGGTGAGGGCAAAACCCGTCACTCGTGattcataaataaaacatgtactGCCCTAGTCTTTTTCTCATGCTGGTTGCAATCTTGGGGTCCCCCTCCTCCTTTTCACTTTAAGGCCATTGACGAACCAACAACGCTGGCACGGCCATTCACCCTCTGACGGATGAGCCAGCACGGCTAGACCGGTCCTAGCTACTCCTAACCTACTTTAttagacaacaaaaaaaaaaaagtactcaTCTATCAAGGGTTCATGTGAAAAGATTGGTTCTCCACGATACTTGCGGACAATCTAATATTTGCGACAAAACTCTATAAAGTCTTCAAACGTGGCTGTGttccttttcaaataaatagtGCTTTgcacagtgttttttttaaatatattaaaatcatttctaataccaacatattaaaacaatataaaaattaaagtaaaaaaatcaaaaaatttaattacaaaaaaaaaaaaattcttggtgCATCAAAGCGTAGCTTGGAAGGACAACCCTCCTTCAATTTGTAAGGGTTAGATTGTGAAATATTTcctaaaatttgacaaaaataaataatcttagaATTAAAAACCCTCAAAGTTCTCATCTTAAACATTATGATTTTTTGAGTGACACTTTTGTTAGGGAtttataagataattttttaaaaaaaaataaaaactctaaaaatcgTCCAAATTCCTCCCTTTCCGTGCgcaataataataacagcaaCAGTTAGGGGCTTTCCCACCAAATTCCtaataaaactttgataaaagagccacatttaaaaaatcatattatttagggtggaaaatcaaaagatttttaATTCTGAGAGTATTTTACAATTTAGCCATTTgtaaattcttaattattttcttaggaTTTGAATATGACATAATTGATGAAATCGTAAGCATTGAATCTTAAATTCTCAATTGTTGAAactgttttaaatttttgactCGGATGGCATCTAATTGTAAGAAGAAAATAAGGTCCTTTGAGTATATTAATTCAAGTGGGATAATTTATTTAAAgctcaattaaaaacaaatatgataacATATCGTTTtgcatgttaatattaaaaataaattttaaaaaataacatctatcatacttaaaaaataatatctagactgaaaaccaaaaattaaaattaaatataatgggATGAAGGACAGGTGAAGATAAATGTTGCCAAACTTGCAAGCATAACCAGAGAGCATATACATGCTTGATTTGATTTCAAAGGTTCTGGATCTAAAGCAGCTGCCAATTGATTTTCTTGGCTAGAATgagtgagaaaagaaagaagaaaagtacACATTAAAGCCCAGTTGATACGCTGACCTGACTCACGAGCAGCACGAGACACGTGATAACTACCATCGATCCTTTCTCCTCCATCGTTTGGCATGGCATCTGCTGGCCGCGATTCTTTGTGCCCGACTGCCTGTTTCTAATAGTAACATTAATTTCTCTTGTATTTCGGGAGTGTTTaaaattaggttattttttaaagtaatttttagttaaaaatatattaaaataatattttttatttttaaaacaagctattttgctattttgatattaaaaccaGACAAGCTATTTTgcttttgatattaatatatcaaaataatttgaaaacataaaaaaataattaaactaaaataaaaaaatattaatatatcatacTATAGACTACgtgaaataaagttttatttgatttttttaatcttgattaaaATAGCTTGTTTGTGactaaaccagaaaaaataaacttaatttgcATACATGAAAAGCGAAGACCTCCCTTGATAGTTGATTCTGTCTCTCGTCAATTTAGTCTCCACTCCGTTCCTATTTTATTGTCATGTATTTTTCAAGATAAGGACGAGAAACTTTGCTCTATCCTCTACTATactaattgaattattattaaaataaaaactaaaagagattagtgttttattttaCTGCATTCTTAATTTACAGTTGATTAGCATAAAATTACCATTTTCCCATTTGACAAGAAAAACTATCTAGTTGGAAATTGAGAGTAATTTATCTCTCTATTagatatatttgttattatcaaattgAATGGGATATTTTAGTCTTAcagttaaattattaaattactcttatataaaaaaaactcaggttatggggttttttttattgttcaagtTTCGttcatagtaaaataattaaataccaTTGAAATTAAACTTTCTatttagacttttttttgtaGTTCCCATGTTGTCTAAGGGGTAATTGGGTCTTCTAAagaatgtaaaatatattttttcaaaaaaatgattAAGGCAACGCGCCAGCAAGTGGACAACGCGTGTGGCACTTCCCAGTCTCTAAACACCGCTTTTCAAGACAGTGTTAGAAGCATCTCGTCATTCTCTTTATGGTAGTGTAGTGCGTGTTGTCGTTATAACATTTTTCTTtcccccctcttttctctctcctctcaataaaaaacatgatgagACTGCAAAAATTTAAGGAAGTCTAGTCCTTGTTGATTGaatcaaatttagtttttattattttgaatacaGTAGATTTGGTTTTGAATCctttattgatttctttttaatttcatcccttagcatttgttttttattttaagtctgatcctcattttttattatcattttattgactgagtttttttcaattttatccctcaccatttaatttatttttccttttgtgtAAAGtttcatcctcattcttttttaaaaaaaatttgatcattttttagatgagtttgtttttttttttcaactttaccCCTTGTTATTTTGGTTAGTTGAGAATGtgacttcattattttttatgagtttatcttTTATAGTGTAATTCGGCCTCATGACCCGTGTAATGGCTCTGGGAGATTAGACCAAGTTgactatatatttttgtttgttgggaattgagattcatatattcaacattttatttgttgggaattgagattcatatatttttttattttttttatatgattatctcATTCttatatcatttttgtttttttaacaagtaGGATCATGgagatattttaagaatattgtaaagatatatctatataatattgGCAAGCATCCATCTTTTGCATTGAAtcattgttgaatttttttccacTCTTCTTattgtttgtgtattttttaattattttattaaattaactaaacttattaaactcaataaaatcaattataaaatctttttttttttgtcagggCCACCTATCTGGTTCTATATAAGAAAACTCATGATttttccaacaatttttttttatgctataacattttgtttgataagaacaaagttaataaatacaaataacatGTAATAaagtattgaaaaaacataaagattcATTAAATAATGGACCATTGATTTAAAGTCTCTCTCGTAgtcagaaaaaaaatgtttttctcacacacacttgttattaaatatgaaaaaatatacacatgattcttttttattacatttaatatataaaaaaatcccattGTGATTCTAAAATATCTCTaagtatttgataatataataaaagaagaaaaagaatgttTAAAAAGTGTGtgcaatcacaaaaaaatagaaagattgACCTTTGTATGATACCTTCACAAATTCTTCAAAATTCATGAAGAAGGTGATACAATATTAACAAATAGGAAATCATCTTCATAAAACACTATTCCATATAAGATAAATATTAGAAATTGTACCCCTGTCATCTcttgaatatatttattaactaaTATACTAAAACGTTTGGGGAATTTACTGTTCCTCCACACacaaatcactgtggattataacagtaatccacagtgattctttcctctttttttttcaacttttttttttctttttttttcaactttctttttttttcaattttttttcaattttcttattttttatttttttcatttatttttttttcaaaattatttttgttggttttaccttttaaatattgacctggttaaaatttgtgcttagtaatttttttctttaaaatactgtgaattgctgTGATGTTTTCccacttagtttttctattttatttctttattttttaaaattatatttattgattttttttaatattgagctgattgagaatttggttttgtaattttttttttaaaacattgttgattgctacagtgtttctccgcatggtttttttctccaaaattatcttttttttttattttattttttaatattgagctggttaaaaattatagttataatatATGAGGAAAGcactataatgtttttaaaaaattattgttcattcccacatggttttttttttaatttttttcaaattatccttttcaattttatttttttaatattaagttgtttgtgaattacaattacaagtcattacaaataaggctaaatcatgtggggaagcactgtagctttcatcacaaaacactgtgaattgctacagtgtttccaacatgattttttttcctttttttggtgtttgttttttttttttctaaaattgtctctgtcgatttttttttaatattgagctgattaagaatttagctttataatttttctctttaaaacactgtgaattgttgcagtgtttttccaaaattatctttgtcgatttttttttaatattgagttggttaagaattataattacagtaaaactaaatcatataaggAAAGCgttatagtttttctcacaaatcactgtggattgctacaacattttttctcatgggtttttttccttccaaaattatctttgttggtttttttttaatattaagttggtagagaatttagctttgtaatttttttttctttttattaactgaaaagctaaatcatgtggcgaaagcactgtatctttcctcacaaaacactgtaaattactacaaatcattttattcagtctctaagttttggatcaccaacacaactttttttttcgtcatgaaatatttgttccACCATACCTTTAAtctctattacttatctagcgctgattcataattataacactatcaaatacatttgttttataagcccgcggcagcgcgcgggcatgttatctcgtatatatataatttatgtcTCCAAATATAAAGAATCTATATAAAATTCTTGAGAAAAAGTTTCCATTAATCTCTATCATGTCGCCAGGTTCCAGCCGAGCTAccctttctcctctctctccttttctttttaatttctctctctaccCTTAGTAAGGCTCAACCAAACTCCATGAAATTTAACTAGACGGAGGCCCAAACAAGCTCAAGCTCTGGTTTGACCGAGCTATTTTTAGCTCACATATGtttactattcatgaatagtgATGTGCACGgtactattcatgaatagtacTTTTCACttgtatttattcaaatatttttttttagatatttttcaagttatatATTGTGAAGTTTTGAAAGAGACACGATGAGGATTCAtctgaataataataaacaaagaacatcataaaagagacaaaaaaacacacatcttttatctatatataacaaatattatttttatcttcttcattttttacctCCTTCTCATCtcacaaaataaattcaaatattttctcattaaaaaaaaacttgttttaaaaatataactcaaTTCCAAGTCCCGTCAaccattaaaaatcaatatttttttttttatgaagtttgtCCACCACGTCATCAGTATTATTGTTTATTCAACAAGATCTtcacatttaatatttaaacaaaacacTAGAACAAGCTAAGATCGTAGAAAAACAAACGAACAAGACCATATGATTGGTTTTTACAATCTCAAACCTCAAGATGCAGATGTCGTTAAACGAAGGGACAGATACTTTCAGAACGATGACGTGGCAATACCAAAGACACCGATCTGAACTTGACGTGGGAAATGAACAGAGAAATAGCAACGGCTGAGAACTGAGACGGCGATAACAGAGACAGCCATCACAACACATGCCCTTCAGATTGCCTCCTTGCCACTTCCCAGGCAAACATTAACATGAAAAACTCCTCCACGCTTCCATCAAGCTTCATGCGCTCCCTCCTGGCCCACAAATAAATGCACGGAAAATCTATTTACGTGTGCCCTTACCCACCCTTCCCCCCCTCCCCAAGACATCCCTTGACCTTGACCTGTTTACTTTTTGAGCGAACAAGTTTTATCTTATCCTCGAAATAaagatggattaaaaaaaagagagaattctttttttaattaagtgaaaatacttttattatctattttttttttcaaaatagatcTAGAGGATAATTAGTCGTACTTACTTTCTAAGCATATAAGATTTCCCgcttttaatgatttaattatgaGCATTTTTTCCACGCACCAATATGGTACGTGTGGATCATATTCCATGCTGAACATTTTTATACTATAATGTTCAGTATGGAATATGatacatgttaattaattaacttatgtTTGCCATGCTATGTTCAAAAGTCCAGTAATTAACAGGTTTACTCCACAATTCCCGTGCTAGATTGTCAACTAAACAGCATGGGACCTTATAACCTGTTCTGGAAATATCCCAACCGAACCTGTTCAAGAAATTGGTGGAACCAGAACCAGGCACTCAACGGGTTTGgtcagagttttttttaaaaaagtcagtAGAAAACCCTTTGGAACAGACTAGGTTTCACACTGGTTGAACCATAAATCCGGTTCAATCAcattttacctttttattttattttatacaatgatttacaaaaaataataaaataaaatagttataaattatgatttttttagatttaacaCTGCTAAGAACTATAGCATTTATagtatataataattatgaaatggTTTAAAAATAGTCATGACAAAGATGGGAATAGGATGTCTTTGGCAATAAATTTTATGGTATGCAAGGAataattaaatgtaaaaaagagtaattttaagtgaatatatttttattatttttgatgtcatgaattttattatctcttttatttatatttatttttttaaaaaaatggatcaTAGAAAGTAATTAGTGCAATGTAAATTTTTTCTGTTCGTGGCATGAAATGTATCTAATAATGGAaagtgtatttaaattaaaaatacttttaaaatgatatttttattttattttttattaatatattaaaattatagaaaataaaaaatatgaatttaatatttttaaattaaaaataatttaaaaaacaaattaaaaaaacaggtagaatcatagttattaaacccggcccgggggttgacccggccaaggggccgggtcccgggtttcatgggtcaacccgagtcaacccggattaacccggaaaaattaaaaaaaattaaagttttaatatttcatatgaaaaaatctatgtaaatatagattatacatattatgaagtttaattatctatgtaaataatattttaaaaagttttttatcccacattgaaaaaacataacttttttcttagaaacatagagtatatatactaatgagtttcaaatcccacattgaaaagataatatattatccttttaagttgaagtatttaaaccaaaaggttttttatcccacattgaaaaaacatgatttttttcttgggaacatagagtatatatattaatgagtttcaaatcccacattgaaaaaacatagttttttttcatgggaacatagtgtatatatatgaaagggtttcaaatcccacattgaaaagatatcatgttatccttttaagttgaagtatttaaaccaaaaggttttttatcccacattgaaaaaacatggtttttttcatgggaacatagtgtatatatgaaagggtttcaaatcccacattggaaagatactatgttattctcttaagttgaagtatttaaaccaaaaggttttttatcccacattgaaaaaacatggtttttttcatgggaacatagtgtatatatatgaaagggtttcaaatcccacattgaaaagatatcatgttatccttttaagttgaagtatttaaaccaaatggttttttatcccacattgaaaaaacatgatttttttcatgggaacatagtgtatatatatgaaagggcttcaaatcccacattgaaaagatactatgttatccttttaagttgaaatatttaaaccaaaagatttttatcccacattgaaaaaacatggtttttttcatggaaacatagagtatatactaatgggtttcaaatctcacatttgaaaaaaaaaaaaaaaaaaaaccgggtctcgtccgggtcacccgggttccgggttgacccgccgggtcacccgggtttggccgggctgttgccacagccggtcttttattaaacccggaccggtccagccaccgggtcgacccgccgggccgggccgggtttaataactatgggtAGAATCTTACTAACTGAACAAGCtagaaaattacataaaaataaattattaaaacaataagggGACAACCTTTGTGTTTAATATCTTCTCTCTCCTCCACAACCTCTTTCTTGTCTGTGTGCATGACCTTGTTTACACACCACTTCCATGGCCAAAGCTAAAGCACCAAGACGCACTCTTGACTCTTACACTGTTAAACCCATCAACAAAATCGTTAAACGTAATAAAAACTTCGCCCCCCTTTTGtacttttttcaattgattaatATCATctctaaaatatgaaatttattctttctttcctttctgtAGCCGGAGATTGCGTGTTGTTGCGACCATCGGATCCGTCGACGCCCTCGTACGTGGCGAAGATTGAGCGGATTGAATCCGACGGTAGAGGAGCCAACGCGAGGGTACATGTACGGTGGTATTACCGCCCGGAGGAATCAATTGGTGGCCGCCGGCAGTTTCACGGCTCAAAGGAGGTTTTTTTCTCCGATCATTATGATATCCAGAGTGCAGACACGATTGAAGGGAAGTGTACGGTTCATAGTTTCAAGAGTTATACCAAGCTTGATGCTGTTGgaaatgatgatttcttttgtcGTTTCGAGTATAATTCGTCTACTGGTGCTTTTATTCCTGATAGAGTTGCCGTGTAAGCctcaaaatttcttttcttttttgttatagaCCCtgtgattataattaaaagctgattttttgttttgattaaatgtGAATTTGACAGTTTCATTCggtgttttttcattttttagctTGATTTTTATGCTATTATTCGAGTTTTTTTAGCTTGATTGTGGCTTGATGGATTTGAATTGAacatttttatttaggattaaaatAGCAAGATGGGTTTTGTTTTATGTGGATTATGAATTGGTTTTGATGTGGCAGGTATTGTAAATGTGAGATGCCGTACAATCCTGATGACTTGATGGTTCAATGTGAAATCTGTAGTGATTGGTAAGTTGTGTGCCTTTGAGATGATTTAGTTTGTTTGAAGCCCTTTTCTGGGTTCTAGTTCAGGTTTCGTGAAAGGGTTTTTGTTCTGTGATGCTGTTTGGAATTTGCTTGATGAGATTATTCAATGCCATGATCACGTGGGTGCTTGTAAGTTCTAGCTAGGAGCTCGCGCAGCTTGCTATCCCAAATGTTAAGGAGACTAGAggagtttaattttattcttctttttgcGAGAAAGAATATGTTTACATTTATAACACCATGTTTCCAGTTGTcagttgttttttcatatttattttcaaaccgAGGGGAATAGGCATTAGATTTTCTGTGCAAATTGTCTCTGGGATTGAAGTAATAGATGGATTACAATTGAATTGGACTACAGTAATGTTTTCTACAGTTATTTTGAAGTTGTTTCGTCTTCTGGTAACTAAAGTAtcttagatttttcttgttaagtGACTATAACCACTCTGCTTTTCTCCAAAAGATATCACACATGCATTTGTGCTTTCTGTGTAAGAGCAATTGTTTACGTGAAGGACAGATAAATTGTCCTGTAGTTTTAACTGAAAACGGGAGCCTTCGCTATTAAAAAGTACAGGAGAAGGTCgtcatggagaaaaaaaaaaaaaaactctgcaCCGTGTCTTTTGCTTGCatgtttttcttcccttttctttttcaaatttcctCTGGCATGCCTTTGATCACGAGATTTGTTTCTAACCTTCACTTCAAAGGGATTTCTTATATTGAGGTCCGAGGCTGTTAACACGCTCCTAGTTCAGAAGGAGTTGGCAACAAGGGTATAGAGACTTATGGTTTAAATGCCTTTTCTTATGTGATTGTCTGTGCATATTCATGGGATGTTTTTACCAGAGAGCTGTTTTGCTGCAGACATATCCAATTTATGCAAATACATTGGGAAAACAATGCATCATTCAGCATACTACTTTTTGATTCAGGTTTCATCCTGCTTGTATAGAAATGTCTGCAGAGGAAGCTAAAAGACTTGATCACTTCTTCTGTGAGAACTGTTCATCTGAAAGCCAGAAGAAGTTGCAGAATCCGCATAATACCAGACAATCAGATGCAAAGGTATTCCCATTTACTGTAGTGTTGAGTGTGTGGCAAGTGGGTAAGCATGTGACATTAAGGCAAACAAGTCAAAAGTCATTTTAGTTTTCCTGATTACTTTTGTGTTggtattaatttagattgaGAAGAACTAATTTATGGTGGCTTGCTGTTGTCTTGTGATAATGGGGGTTCTGTAATTCTAACCGAGAAAAGGATCCGGGTCAAAGTGGCATGCAAATGGCAGATAACCACGAATACAGGAAGAATGAATTGACTctatcattgatgatttttgccATGGTGTTCATGCAGGTGGAAACAAAGAGACGCCGAAGGtgataaaagtaaataaaatacaGATGCTGATGTATAATGATAGCAGAGGAACTGGAGGTCTCTTTTTAACCTTGGTTAGGTTTCAAGCAAACACGGAGGCAAAGATATCTGCATCACAAGCTGTTTTATTTGTGAGTTAATGGCAGAGGGAAACTGGTTTGGAAATCTGTCATGTTTATATGGTTTGAGGATTGGCCACCCTGTCGAGGAtgtgtttggttgtttttagttttatgtaGTTATGTACATGTTTCTCATTCTGGTTTCATGTTTATAAACTAGGGCTGTGTAAATCCAAACTATTTTAACttgttggaaaaacaattagatACACAGTTGGGGGCAAAAATAGTAAAAGGTATCTGCATGGATGATTATCTCTGAACTGCTGCAGCATGGTCATTAATGCTTTttctaaaatgaattaaaaaaaaagatttaattttttttatcttgacatTTTAAAGAGGCGTTTAATAAACCTAGTTGTAATATGCTAAAGCAAGTAAACTGGgatgttttaaatttcatgtcGAATGAAAGATTAACCAAAGTTCTAACTTGAAgagacaatttgtttttctttttcgacATTCCGAAGGATACCAAAGACCGGTGGAAAGGAAATCAATGGTTGGTTtcgaaaaaaaatggttattttattttatttttttggtatttttagatttgatgttaaaaattaattttttaaaataaaaaatattatcaaacaaaaaatattttaaaaaactaaatgggTTTAAAGCTTGTTCAATCCACTCGTTTATAACTGTAAATCAATGGTTCTGATAGTGAACTTGAAATAGGTTGGTGGCATTGCTAAGAATCCCACCATGGCTGGTAAGGTTTAAAACACTATAAAATCCAATCCAAACTTGTTATCGAACATCCTTTAGCTTGATAAGAAAAACTGTCCACCAGTACCGCTGGGAAAAAGTTCTGATTGCGACTCTGAAAGCGGAAGCCAAGATGAGAAATAACACAAGTTACCGAGAAAAATAGCATTTTGTCCTACTGTTTCCTACGATTATTTTAGCGATCACATCATCAAAGAAGAAGCTTCAATTGGAATATAAGAAGAAAGTCCTCGGTGTCGCTTTAGTAGCTCCTAAAAGCCTCCgcttgtttcatcattttgcccACAGGAAAATAATATGCAATACTATTTAATACCAACCATGAATTTCGTGTTGTCTTCTTCAATGCCGTATACATGCAAATGGTTAACTGCAGAGTACAAAATTTAATACAAATAGTGATCGCTCAGTTTCACATCCACACAATGAATCGGAGAAATAATGCAACAAATGGTTCAGCAGTTACAAAAGAATGACGACACAAGACAAAGCTGAAGTCTTGCTCCTAGAGTGCGTGAATGAATTGTTTCCGCTTATACCTGTCTTGTCTTTTCTCTCTTCCATAAAATAACGATGCCATAAATATCAGATGTAGCCAGCAAATTCTCCCCGTGGTTCCACGCAACATCACCAACTGGAAAGCGATGACCCTGCAGTCAGAAATGCTCATAATGATGAGAACATGTAGGTGAAATAGTGAAACATCAAAACCCAGTATGCAAGAGAGATGGACCTGTAGCTTGTTGACGCACGTATGCTTTGGCCGAGTTAGGTCGTAGAAATATACATTTGAATCCTCACTTCCGGCAACTTCATGTTACAAAAAAAGAGCACTTCAGCAAAGATAAAACAGTTATTACTGTTCCCAGACCGGGTCAAATTTAAGA
This region of Populus trichocarpa isolate Nisqually-1 chromosome 9, P.trichocarpa_v4.1, whole genome shotgun sequence genomic DNA includes:
- the LOC7456354 gene encoding chromatin remodeling protein SHL, with amino-acid sequence MAKAKAPRRTLDSYTVKPINKIVKPGDCVLLRPSDPSTPSYVAKIERIESDGRGANARVHVRWYYRPEESIGGRRQFHGSKEVFFSDHYDIQSADTIEGKCTVHSFKSYTKLDAVGNDDFFCRFEYNSSTGAFIPDRVAVYCKCEMPYNPDDLMVQCEICSDWFHPACIEMSAEEAKRLDHFFCENCSSESQKKLQNPHNTRQSDAKVETKRRRR